The Capsicum annuum cultivar UCD-10X-F1 unplaced genomic scaffold, UCD10Xv1.1 ctg24634, whole genome shotgun sequence genome segment TTGAATTTATCAGTGAAccatgaaaaaatcttttgaatttttgctTTCGGCTCGACAAATTAGTGAACTAGAAAGTTAGCATTTTTGCCCGTTTCGAGCTAAGTTAATTGGGGGTTATACTGAGCCAAAGTATATTTTAAGAAATTACTGCAAGTTGGTGGATTGTCGTTATAGCTATGTTGCAAACCTTTTCTGCTAATTGGAGTTTTGAAGTGGAAATTGCATGTTAATACTTTATCCATCAAATAGAGATCTTCTCTGAGTTGCTGGGattttctctaaaaatattgTAGCATATGTCGAGATCCTTCAAAGATGCGCTACTTTTGAGGAATCCAACACGGCCCCATGACATTTTTTTTAGAGTCTGACCAACATAGGTTTCCGTTAATCCTCAGATGCCAGATTGCATGATGGTTGTTTTGTGAAGATTTAAAATGTCAAAGTGTATAGCTTGTTCTTTCCTGTTGAGCAGGCAATATTTGACTTTTGGTTTCGCCCATTATTTGTTATAGGCAATTTATTGGTTGGTTCTTTGTATTTTAACAAGCTCTTATTTCATATGTCTACGTTTCATGTACACCTTCTCGCTAATACTGAAACAGAGACCAGCATAATGGATCAAAGGCTCCCCGTGGACGCAATCACAACAGAAACTACAGACTGGACCTGTAAAGTACCGGTAGTAGACAAGTTCCAGCCTCGCAAAAGCAGCAACTCATCCGTGCATTTCCAGACAATACTTGTACAGGATGAAAGTGTAAGCTTGCCTCTCTACATCTGCTTTCCTTGAAAACCAAAGTTCATATCCTGAAATTTATTGCCTCCAACAATCTTATAATGTACACGACATTTGTTACCGTCGCAAGCGTAATAACTTCAGCGACCTAAGAAATTAGGAAAAATCGAATTGTAGCCTCATCAAGAGAATAACTGAAATTCTAAGAACTTCTTACATAAATTGTTCTCGCACATGTAAAATTTGTTCCCTTCTACTTGACTACAGGAACAACAGGTTTCTATAATACTCTACGGCGATGACATTCCCAAGTATGAGAATTTGTTTGGCCTTTTCGAGACATATTTGGTGTCGTGTGCGAAAGTTAGAGAGCCCCGCAGTTACTCAATACGAGCTGGTACGTACGAATGGGTGGCTGACAGATACACAATCGTCGAGGCAATTACCAATAACAACGGATTGGAGGCACCCCTTCCTGCTCCAACAAAATTGGATACATTGTCTTTCTCAGCTATCGAACAACAACGTCCAGGTGTCGAATTTGGTAAACATCCATCTTACGTTCTGACCCCTTTTCCCTCAACTAACTAGCCCCTACTAATCAAATTAACTGTTAACATGTTAATCTTAATTACTGCAGACTTATTGGCAGTAGTAGTTAATTGTAGCGCCATTCAATATACAACTGACCAAAGCAAGCATTTTCGGGAAGCAATTGTCATAGACCAGAGGTG includes the following:
- the LOC107856655 gene encoding uncharacterized protein LOC107856655 (The sequence of the model RefSeq protein was modified relative to this genomic sequence to represent the inferred CDS: added 97 bases not found in genome assembly), whose product is MSTFHVHLLANTETETSIMDQRLPVDAITTETTDWTCKVPVVDKFQPRKSSNSSVHFQTILVQDESEQQVSIILYGDDIPKYENLFGLFETYLVSCAKVREPRSYSIRAGTYEWVADRYTIVEAITNNNGLEAPLPAPTKLDTLSFSAIEQQRPGVEFDLLAVVVNCSAIQYTTDQSKHFREAIVIDQSKKPFLFTIWGDLADNEGAELLHHLHEYPVILARRIGV